In the genome of Cryptomeria japonica chromosome 8, Sugi_1.0, whole genome shotgun sequence, one region contains:
- the LOC131047796 gene encoding ATP synthase subunit beta, chloroplastic-like has protein sequence MDKVLILQHFFTRTNPFILGVSALVEKMAGRIDQIIGPVLDVSFPPGNMPRIYNSLIVKDNDTTGQPISVTCEVQQLLGNNKVRAVAMSATDSLIRGMKVIDTGGPLSVQVGETTLGRIFNVLGEPVDDLGPVDSLTRSPIHRSAPAFTQLDTRFSIFETGIKVVDLLAPYRRGGKIGLFGGVGVGKTVLIMELINNIAKAHGGVSVFGGVGERTREGNDLYKEMKESGVINEQNISESKVALVYGQMNEPPGARMRVGLTALTISGMVMHLIIHTNIRIFHDFV, from the coding sequence atggACAAGGTTCTGATTCTGCAACATTTTTTTACGAGAACCAATCCTTTTATTCTTGGGGTTTCCGCACTTGTAGAAAAGATGGCAGGACGTATTGATCAGATAATCGGCCCAGTACTCGACGTATCTTTCCCTCCAGGTAATATGCCTAGAATTTACAATTCCTTGATAGTTAAGGATAACGATACAACTGGTCAGCCAATAAGTGTGACTTGTGAGGTACAACAATTATTAGGAAATAATAAGGTTAGAGCTGTAGCTATGAGTGCTACAGACAGTTTGATTAGAGGAATGAAAGTAATTGATACAGGAGGTCCACTTAGTGTTCAAGTTGGTGAAACTACTCTTGGAAGAATTTTTAATGTTCTTGGGGAACCTGTTGATGACTTAGGTCCTGTAGATTCTCTCACAAGATCTCCTATTCATAGATCTGCTCCCGCCTTTACACAATTGGATACCAGATTTTCAATCTTTGAAACAGGCATTAAAGTAGTGGATCTTTTAGCTCCTTACCGCCGTGGGGGAAAAATTGGATTATTTGGGGGAGTTGGAGTGGGTAAAACAGTGTTAATTATGGAATTAATCAACAACATTGCTAAGGCTCATGGAGGTGTTTCGGTATTTGGCGGAGTAGGAGAACGTACCCGTGAAGGGAATGATCTTTACAAGGAAATGAAAGAATCGGGAGTCATTAATGAACAAAATATATCAGAATCAAAAGTAGCTTTGGTCTATGGTCAGATGAATGAACCACCAGGAGCTCGTATGAGAGTAGGTTTAACTGCTTTAACTATTAGTGGAATGGTCATGCACTTGATTATACACACAAACATAagaatttttcatgattttgtttag